A single region of the Glycine max cultivar Williams 82 chromosome 20, Glycine_max_v4.0, whole genome shotgun sequence genome encodes:
- the LOC100779047 gene encoding DNA-directed RNA polymerases II, IV and V subunit 3, whose amino-acid sequence MEGGVSYARMPRVKIRELKDDYAKFELRDTDASIANALRRVMIAEVPTVAIDLVEIEVNSSVLNDEFIAHRLGLIPLTSERAMSMRFSRDCDACDGDGQCEFCSVEFHLRVKCMTDQTLDVTSKDLYSSDPTVSPVDFSDPSATDSPDNNRGIIIVKLRRGQELKLRAIARKGIGKDHAKWSPAATVTFMYEPEIHINEDLMETLTLEEKREWVDSSPTRVFEIDPVTQQVMVVDAEAYTYDDEVLKKAEAMGKPGLVEIIARQDSFIFTVESTGAVKASQLVLNAIEILKQKLDAVRLSEDTVEADDQFGELGAHMRGG is encoded by the exons ATGGAGGGAGGAGTCTCCTACGCGCGCATGCCTCGTGTCAAAATCCGCGAGCTGAAGGACGACTACGCCAAGTTCGAGCTCCGCGACACCGACGCGAGTATAGCCAACGCGCTGCGGCGCGTGATGATCGCGGAGGTGCCGACGGTCGCCATCGACCTCGTGGAGATCGAGGTCAACTCGTCGGTGCTCAACGACGAGTTCATCGCGCACAGGCTCGGCCTCATTCCCCTCACGAGCGAGCGCGCCATGTCCATGCGCTTCTCACGTGACTGCGATGCCTGCGACGGTGACGGACAGTGCGAGTTTTGCTCCGTCGAGTTTCATCTTAGGGTAAAGTGCATGACCGATCAGACCCTCGATGTTACGAGCAAGGATCTCTACAGTTCTGACCCTACTGTGAGTCCCGTTGATTTCTCTGACCCCTCTGCCACTGACTCCCCAGACAACAACAG AGGGATTATCATTGTGAAGTTGAGACGCGGACAAGAGCTGAAGCTGAGAGCGATTGCTAGGAAGGGGATTGGGAAGGATCATGCTAAATGGTCACCTGCTGCAACTGTCACTTTCATGTATGAACCAGAGATTCATATAAATGAGGATTTGATGGAGACCTTGACTCTGGAAGAGAAAAGGGAATGGGTTGACAGTAGTCCAACCCGTGTCTTTGAAATTGATCCAGTGACACAACAG GTCATGGTGGTTGATGCTGAGGCATACACATATGATGACGAGGTGCTTAAGAAAGCAGAAGCTATGGGCAAGCCTGGGCTTGTAGAAATCATTGCGAGGCAGGATAGCTTCATATTCACTGTTGAGTCTACCGGAGCAGTTAAAGCTTCTCAATTGGTTCTAAATGCCATAGAAATTCTCAAGCAGAAGTTGGATGCTGTGCGGCTATCTGAAGATACAGTGGAGGCCGATGATCAGTTTGGTGAGCTAGGTGCACATATGCGAGGAGGTTGA